AAAACTCAATATGTCTATACTGATTAATTTCTTGGACCTTTTAGATATCTTAATAAGGAGCCCTGGGAGTATAAAACGAGAAGAGAAGCTAGAAGATCTTAAGCTGCTTTTTGTCCATGTGCACCATCTTATAAATGAGTATCGACCTCACCAAGCAAGAGAGACTTTGAGAGTCATGATGGAGGTCCAGAAACGGCAACGTCTGGAAACAGCGGAGAGGTTTCAGAAACACCTGGAACGAGTAATTGAAATGATCCAAAATTGCCTTGCTTCTTTGCCTGATGATTTGCCCCATTCAGAAGCAGGGATGAGAGTTAAAACTGAGCCCATGGATACTGATGATGGCAGCAATTGTACTGGACAGAATGAACAACAAAGAGAGAATTCAGGTCACAGGAGGGACCAGATTATAGAAAAAGATGCTGCCTTGTGTGTCCTAGTTGATGAAATGAATGAAAGAccatgaaaagtatttttttcttttagtgagtAACATCatatattagtttattttctcttgggCTGTCTTAAGAGgtataactaaaaatataaaggGACTTTTTTCTCAGTTGAAATGCTATAACAGTAAGCATAGGCAAGCAAGTATATTTGAGTAATGaccat
The DNA window shown above is from Microtus ochrogaster isolate Prairie Vole_2 unplaced genomic scaffold, MicOch1.0 UNK2675, whole genome shotgun sequence and carries:
- the Med7 gene encoding mediator of RNA polymerase II transcription subunit 7, which produces MGEPQQVSALPPPPMQYIKEYTDENIQEGLAPKPPPPIKDSYMMFGNQFQCDDLIIRPLESQGIERLHPMQFDHKKELRKLNMSILINFLDLLDILIRSPGSIKREEKLEDLKLLFVHVHHLINEYRPHQARETLRVMMEVQKRQRLETAERFQKHLERVIEMIQNCLASLPDDLPHSEAGMRVKTEPMDTDDGSNCTGQNEQQRENSGHRRDQIIEKDAALCVLVDEMNERP